The following coding sequences lie in one Lelliottia jeotgali genomic window:
- a CDS encoding sulfite oxidase subunit YedY, producing MKTRKLTEADVTAESVFMLQRRQILKMLGISATALSLSPTAHADLLDWFKGNDRPKAPSGQPLTFTKPAQWQNKLPLTPEDKVTGYNNFYEFGLDKADPAANAGSMKTDPWTLKIEGEVAKPLTFDHHDLTTRFPLEERIYRMRCVEAWSMVVPWIGFPLHKLLAMAEPTSDAKYVSFQTLYSPDQMPGQKDRFIGGGLEYPYVEGLRLDEAMHPLTLLTVGVYGKALPPQNGAPIRLTVPWKYGFKGIKSIVSIKLTKERPPTTWNLAAPNEYGFFANVNPHVDHPRWSQATERFIGSGGALDVKRQPTLLFNGYADEVASLYRGLNLRENF from the coding sequence ATGAAAACCAGAAAACTGACGGAAGCCGATGTTACGGCCGAATCTGTCTTTATGTTACAGCGCCGCCAGATCCTGAAGATGCTTGGCATTAGCGCCACCGCCCTTTCACTTTCTCCAACTGCCCATGCCGACCTGCTCGACTGGTTTAAAGGCAACGATCGTCCGAAAGCGCCCTCAGGCCAGCCGCTAACCTTTACCAAACCCGCTCAATGGCAAAATAAACTGCCGCTGACGCCGGAAGATAAAGTCACGGGCTATAACAATTTCTATGAGTTTGGTCTTGATAAAGCCGATCCCGCCGCGAACGCGGGCAGCATGAAAACCGATCCCTGGACCTTAAAAATTGAGGGTGAAGTCGCCAAACCGCTCACCTTTGATCATCACGATCTCACTACCCGTTTCCCGCTTGAAGAGCGTATTTACCGGATGCGCTGCGTCGAGGCGTGGTCGATGGTAGTACCGTGGATCGGTTTCCCACTGCACAAGCTGTTGGCAATGGCCGAACCCACCAGCGATGCTAAATATGTCTCCTTCCAGACGCTTTACTCACCGGATCAAATGCCAGGGCAGAAAGACCGCTTTATCGGCGGCGGGCTGGAATATCCTTATGTCGAAGGATTGCGGCTCGACGAGGCGATGCATCCGCTGACGCTGCTGACCGTTGGCGTTTACGGGAAAGCCTTACCTCCGCAAAACGGTGCGCCCATCCGCTTAACCGTGCCGTGGAAATATGGTTTTAAAGGCATCAAATCGATCGTCAGCATTAAGCTGACCAAAGAGCGCCCGCCGACCACCTGGAATCTCGCCGCGCCGAATGAATATGGCTTTTTTGCGAATGTGAACCCGCATGTGGATCATCCGCGCTGGTCCCAGGCCACCGAGCGTTTTATCGGTTCTGGCGGTGC